One segment of Pelecanus crispus isolate bPelCri1 chromosome 2, bPelCri1.pri, whole genome shotgun sequence DNA contains the following:
- the LOC104030244 gene encoding iroquois-class homeodomain protein irx-2 — translation MSYPQGYLYQPPGSLALYSCPAYGASALAAPRSEELARSSSGSAFSPYPGSAAFTAQAAATGFTSPLQYSTDPATGFPSYMGSPYDAHTTGMTGAISYHPYGSPAYPYQLNDPAYRKNATRDATATLKAWLQEHRKNPYPTKGEKIMLAIITKMTLTQVSTWFANARRRLKKENKMTWAPRNKSEDEDDDEGDGARSKEESPDKMPESNETSAEDEGISLQVDSLTDHSCSAESDGEKLPCRAGDPLCESGSECKDKYEDIEEEEEEDEEDEEEEDIEEDGGGERDPPAKPATSSPLAAVEAPLLGHPHADAARSASKAALGGRASPGPPTPASKPKLWSLAEIATSDLKSQTLGQGCQPAPLSSATPASAPHSAAYSPSSLLGRHIYYTSPFYSNYTNYGNFNALQSQGILRYNSAAVASNEGLSQTVLNASSVHKQSSDSLKTITNQLEQHYRPSSYDSKKDPTEVCTVGVQPYL, via the exons ATGTCCTATCCTCAGGGTTACCTCTACCAGCCCCCCGGCTCGCTGGCTCTGTACTCCTGCCCGGCGTACGGGGCGTCGGCGCTGGCGGCCCCCAGGAGCGAGGAGCTGGCCAGGTCTTCGTCGGGATCGGCGTTCAGCCCTTACCCGGGATCGGCAGCTTTCACCGCCCAGGCGGCGGCCACAGGCTTCACCAGCCCGCTCCAGTACTCCACAGACCCCGCCACGGGATTCCCCTCCTACATG GGCTCCCCTTACGACGCCCATACGACGGGGATGACCGGAGCCATCAGCTACCACCCGTACGGCAGCCCTGCCTACCCCTACCAGCTCAACGACCCCGCGTACAGGAAAAACGCCACCCGCGACGCCACGGCCACGCTGAAGGCCTGGCTGCAGGAGCACCGCAAGAACCCCTACCCCACCAAGGGCGAGAAGATCATGCTGGCCATCATCACCAAGATGACCCTCACCCAGGTCTCCACCTGGTTCGCCAACGCCCGCCGGCGGCTCAAGAAGGAGAACAAGATGACCTGGGCCCCGCGGAACAAGAGCGAGGACGAGGACGACGACGAAGGCGACGGGGCCAGGAGTAAAGAGGAGAGCCCCGACAAGATGCCCGAGAGCAACGAGACCTCCGCGGAGGACGAAG GGATCAGCTTGCAAGTGGACTCGCTGACGGACCACTCCTGCTCCGCCGAGTCGGACGGCGAGAAGCTGCCCTGCCGAGCGGGCGACCCCCTCTGCGAGTCGGGCTCGGAGTGCAAGGACAAGTACGAGGACatcgaggaggaggaggaggaggacgaggaggacgaggaggaggaggacatcGAGGAGgacggcggcggggagcgcgaCCCGCCGGCCAAGCCCGCCACCTCCTCGCCGCTGGCGGCCGTGGAGGCCCCGCTCCTCGGCCACCCGCACGCCGACGCCGCCCGCAGCGCCAGCAAGGCGGCGCTGGGCGGCCGCGCCTCCCCCGGGCCCCCGACGCCGGCCAGCAAGCCCAAGCTCTGGTCGCTGGCCGAAATCGCCACCTCGGACCTCAAGAGCCAGACCCTGGGCCAAGGCTGCCAGCCTGCGCCGCTCTCCTCGGCCacccccgcctccgccccgcACAGCGCTGCCTACtcgccctcctccctcctgggGAGGCATATTTATTACACCTCACCTTTTTATAGCAATTATACAAACTATGGGAACTTCAACGCTCTCCAGAGCCAGGGAATCCTGAGATACAACTCCGCAGCAGTGGCTTCAAACGAGGGACTAAGTCAGACTGTCCTAAACGCCAGCTCTGTCCACAAGCAGAGCAGTGACTCTTTGAAAACGATCACTAACCAGCTAGAACAACATTACAGGCCCTCTAGTTATGACTCTAAGAAAG ATCCCACTGAAGTCTGCACAGTAGGAGTACAACCGTACCTATAG